A genomic stretch from Candidatus Nitrotoga arctica includes:
- a CDS encoding tyrosine-type recombinase/integrase, with protein sequence MPLTAIEIKNAKPKDKSQKLTDGDGMYLLIQPNGAKYWRLDYRFAGKRKTLALGVYPEISLLNARDRRDDARKILANDADPGDIKKALNAAKAALTENSFEHVAREWFSSHAHNWKENHSSKIIRRLEADIFPWLGGCPVGEITAPELLETVKRIQTRGALETAHRALNNCSSVFRYSIATGRASRDPASDLRGALPPTKEKHHASIIDPKAIGDLLRDIEAFKGTFVTRSALRLAPLVFVRPVELRKAEWTEIDFDKAEWRIPANKMKMNAMHIVPLAARAVEILQEIQPLTGAGKYVFPCARTTARPMSENAILAALRRMGYTKDEMTGHGFRSMASTLLNEQGFNREATSSRGKRRGTGCLQLC encoded by the coding sequence ATGCCGCTTACAGCGATAGAAATTAAGAACGCCAAACCAAAAGATAAATCCCAAAAATTAACCGATGGTGACGGGATGTATCTGCTAATTCAGCCGAACGGGGCAAAATATTGGCGTCTTGATTACCGCTTTGCTGGCAAACGCAAAACACTGGCCCTTGGCGTGTATCCTGAGATAAGTCTGTTAAACGCACGGGATAGGCGTGATGACGCGCGTAAAATATTGGCGAATGATGCGGATCCAGGAGACATAAAGAAGGCGCTAAATGCAGCAAAAGCCGCGCTGACTGAGAACAGTTTTGAACATGTCGCCCGGGAGTGGTTTTCATCTCACGCTCACAATTGGAAGGAAAACCATTCAAGCAAAATTATTCGACGGCTTGAGGCTGATATTTTCCCGTGGTTAGGTGGTTGTCCTGTTGGGGAGATAACGGCCCCCGAACTACTCGAGACAGTCAAACGTATTCAAACCCGTGGCGCATTAGAAACAGCACACCGTGCTCTAAATAACTGTAGCAGCGTATTTCGGTATTCTATTGCAACCGGACGCGCGTCCCGCGATCCCGCTTCTGACCTTCGCGGGGCATTGCCCCCCACAAAAGAAAAGCATCATGCATCCATTATTGACCCAAAGGCAATAGGCGATCTACTGCGTGACATAGAGGCATTCAAAGGCACCTTTGTAACACGTAGTGCGTTACGGCTCGCGCCGCTGGTGTTTGTGCGACCTGTTGAGTTACGCAAAGCAGAATGGACAGAGATTGATTTTGATAAAGCTGAATGGCGCATTCCAGCTAACAAGATGAAAATGAATGCTATGCATATCGTGCCGCTGGCCGCTAGGGCGGTTGAGATTTTGCAGGAAATCCAGCCGCTAACTGGGGCCGGTAAATATGTTTTCCCATGTGCAAGAACAACCGCTCGCCCAATGAGTGAAAACGCAATCCTAGCGGCTTTACGGCGCATGGGATACACAAAAGACGAAATGACCGGACACGGCTTTAGGTCAATGGCGTCTACCTTGCTAAATGAGCAAGGATTCAATCGAGAGGCAACTAGCTCACGCGGAAAGAGACGCGGTACGGGCTGCTTACAATTATGCTGA
- a CDS encoding AlpA family transcriptional regulator produces MQLLFKLLLFEIGFAAFYNIVMKGTKMKSVSSNTSSIQAQHLPPLLIRRKEVERLTSLSRSRIYELMKQDKFPKPLRLGTMSVAWVEIEVKEWLSTLIADNRNTY; encoded by the coding sequence GTGCAACTATTATTTAAGCTTTTATTGTTTGAAATTGGCTTTGCTGCTTTTTATAACATTGTTATGAAAGGCACTAAGATGAAATCTGTATCAAGTAACACCTCTTCCATTCAAGCTCAACATTTACCCCCGCTGCTCATTCGCCGTAAAGAAGTCGAGAGGCTTACTTCATTATCCCGTTCCAGAATCTATGAATTAATGAAGCAGGACAAGTTTCCAAAACCGTTGCGCCTTGGGACTATGTCCGTCGCGTGGGTGGAAATAGAGGTAAAAGAATGGCTGTCTACGTTAATCGCTGATAATCGCAACACATATTAA
- a CDS encoding IS5 family transposase (programmed frameshift) — protein sequence MRKKKYPSDISREQFEQIRPLLEGARKRTKPRTVDLYEVWSAVLYLLKSGCQWRMLPREFPKWRTVHSYFAKWSEQDEEGMSLLERALKKSQVGVARTRQGRNAQPTLLIVDAQSVKNTDTAGQKSYDAGKKISGIKRHIAVDTQGLPHAVAVTTAEVTDRKGILQAMARCKPGLAQVQRILADGGYVGRPFALAVDEILGASVQIAKRNELHTFAVIPKRWVVERSFAWLEKCRRLWKNCERKLNTSLQFIHLAFLVLLLRRS from the exons ATGCGCAAGAAAAAATACCCAAGCGACATCAGCCGCGAGCAGTTCGAGCAAATTAGGCCCTTGCTGGAAGGGGCGCGCAAGCGTACCAAGCCCCGCACGGTGGACTTATATGAGGTCTGGAGCGCGGTACTGTACCTGCTCAAGAGCGGCTGCCAGTGGCGAATGCTACCGAGGGAGTTTCCGAAATGGCGCACGGTGCACTCCTACTTTGCCAAGTGGAGTGAGCAGGACGAGGAAGGAATGAGCCTGCTGGAGCGGGCGTTAAAAAAATC TCAAGTTGGCGTGGCCCGTACGAGACAGGGGCGCAACGCACAGCCGACGCTATTGATTGTGGACGCGCAGAGCGTGAAGAACACGGACACGGCGGGTCAGAAGAGTTATGACGCAGGCAAGAAGATCTCTGGAATCAAGCGCCACATTGCGGTGGATACCCAAGGACTACCGCATGCAGTTGCGGTGACCACCGCTGAGGTCACTGATCGGAAAGGTATCTTGCAGGCGATGGCACGGTGCAAACCAGGCCTTGCGCAGGTACAACGTATTCTGGCTGACGGTGGTTATGTAGGTCGACCATTTGCGTTGGCAGTCGATGAAATACTGGGGGCATCGGTGCAGATCGCCAAGCGCAACGAACTGCACACCTTCGCCGTCATCCCAAAGCGTTGGGTGGTTGAGCGCAGCTTCGCATGGTTGGAGAAATGCAGACGGCTATGGAAGAACTGCGAACGCAAACTCAATACCAGCCTGCAATTCATCCACCTTGCCTTCCTGGTTCTGCTGCTGCGAAGATCGTGA
- a CDS encoding DNA primase family protein — MQFLDQVFMGDKNLIDWFQRFTGYLLTGSTREQIFLFLFGNGSNGKSVLIEVLKYIVGDYGRAISPETLSESRRQAGGATPDLAALIGARLVMSAETEDGAAMAESLIKSLVSGDSMAVRQLYSAPIEFTPHFKLVMVGNHKPVVKGNDHGIWRRVRLVPFNRTFTQEERDPYLLGKLKAETPHILAWMVEGCLKWQQKGLTDTPDCVKQATNAYQEDQNLVGAWLSECTSNSVQSETAIGTLYANYKAWSIDNGLRPTSAVILGRRLGERGCCARKSHGNRLWCGISLTDSRHDDFAHAKGGY, encoded by the coding sequence ATGCAGTTCCTTGATCAGGTATTCATGGGCGATAAAAACCTAATCGATTGGTTTCAGCGTTTCACAGGGTATCTGTTGACCGGGTCAACTAGAGAACAAATATTCTTGTTTCTGTTTGGGAATGGTAGCAATGGCAAATCAGTTCTGATTGAGGTGTTGAAATACATTGTTGGGGATTATGGACGCGCTATTTCCCCGGAAACGCTTAGCGAAAGTCGGCGCCAGGCAGGAGGTGCCACGCCTGACTTAGCCGCGTTAATCGGTGCACGCCTAGTAATGAGTGCGGAAACTGAAGACGGCGCAGCAATGGCTGAGTCATTGATCAAAAGCCTTGTGTCTGGTGATTCTATGGCAGTGCGCCAATTATACTCAGCACCCATTGAGTTTACACCTCACTTCAAGTTGGTGATGGTGGGAAATCATAAGCCAGTAGTTAAGGGTAACGATCATGGTATCTGGCGTCGCGTGCGATTGGTTCCGTTTAATCGTACCTTCACTCAAGAAGAACGAGATCCCTATTTGCTTGGGAAGCTGAAAGCAGAAACGCCGCACATTCTGGCATGGATGGTAGAGGGCTGTCTCAAATGGCAACAGAAAGGGCTGACAGACACTCCCGATTGTGTGAAGCAAGCTACCAACGCTTACCAAGAGGATCAGAACTTGGTTGGTGCATGGCTAAGTGAATGCACTTCAAATAGTGTACAGAGTGAAACAGCTATTGGGACGTTGTACGCCAATTACAAAGCATGGAGCATTGATAACGGATTGCGGCCTACAAGCGCTGTGATTCTGGGTCGCAGATTAGGGGAGCGCGGGTGCTGTGCACGCAAGTCCCATGGCAATCGATTGTGGTGTGGAATAAGTCTGACAGATTCACGCCATGATGACTTCGCGCATGCGAAAGGTGGCTATTAA
- a CDS encoding phage major capsid protein: MPVTTETPRVERDRLLARCEALLDLGESEDRSMTASEQNSYDRDTARVRALNSQLEADSSNYRPSYLGPPSNKISDDPNFGDHKPRITLMHSGKLKAFKNSARGVEAAHESGRFFAATFLRHEPSMKWCNRHGVAYDVMAALSGGTKVSGGALVPDVLSKTIIELMESAGQFRSNADNVPMSSDSLTIPRRVGGLEAKYVGEGVEGTESDASWDNVTLTAKKLMVLTRMSSEVSEDAIINLSDKMAQEISYAFAVKEDAVGFTGDGTSASGGIVGVLVKALQPAYSKAKVAATSSHDTLAEIDADDLLRLMAAIPQYAKAGSAWYCSPTALALVFNAIKIAAGGNSLENLANAPIPSFLGYPIVCTPVMADDAGATYNGAVMIAFGNLRQAATIGTRRDVRVQISDSRYWAEDQIGIKGTLRHSINVHDLGSTVIKSPFAVLTGTT; the protein is encoded by the coding sequence ATGCCTGTAACAACTGAAACCCCCCGCGTTGAACGTGATCGACTTTTAGCACGTTGTGAAGCTCTCCTTGATCTGGGCGAATCAGAAGATCGTTCCATGACAGCTAGTGAGCAAAATTCATATGATCGGGACACCGCTCGGGTGCGAGCCTTAAATTCACAGCTTGAAGCAGATAGTTCGAACTACCGCCCTTCTTATCTCGGACCACCTTCAAACAAAATTTCTGATGATCCAAACTTTGGCGATCATAAACCAAGAATTACCCTGATGCATTCGGGAAAATTGAAGGCTTTTAAAAACAGCGCACGGGGAGTTGAGGCAGCTCATGAATCTGGCCGGTTCTTCGCAGCTACCTTCCTGCGCCATGAGCCCAGCATGAAATGGTGCAATCGGCATGGGGTAGCCTATGACGTTATGGCTGCCCTCTCAGGCGGAACCAAAGTTTCTGGCGGGGCCCTGGTTCCGGATGTATTGTCCAAAACAATAATCGAGCTCATGGAATCGGCAGGGCAGTTCCGCAGTAATGCTGATAATGTGCCTATGTCCTCAGACTCGCTAACAATCCCTCGTAGAGTCGGAGGCTTGGAAGCAAAATATGTTGGCGAGGGGGTAGAAGGTACTGAGTCAGACGCCTCGTGGGATAACGTGACTCTAACTGCTAAGAAGCTAATGGTCCTGACTCGTATGAGCTCAGAAGTCTCTGAAGATGCCATCATCAACCTGAGCGACAAAATGGCACAGGAAATCAGCTATGCCTTCGCTGTAAAAGAAGACGCTGTAGGATTTACGGGCGACGGAACATCCGCAAGCGGCGGCATTGTCGGCGTACTCGTTAAGGCTCTACAGCCTGCCTACAGCAAGGCCAAAGTTGCTGCAACTTCTAGCCATGACACACTGGCAGAGATCGATGCTGATGACCTGCTGCGCCTGATGGCTGCTATCCCTCAGTATGCGAAGGCTGGATCTGCTTGGTATTGCTCTCCGACCGCTTTAGCGTTGGTCTTTAATGCAATCAAGATTGCAGCTGGCGGGAACAGTTTGGAAAACCTTGCGAATGCACCCATTCCTTCATTCCTAGGATACCCCATAGTTTGCACCCCCGTGATGGCTGACGATGCAGGAGCCACATATAACGGCGCTGTAATGATTGCCTTCGGTAACTTACGCCAAGCGGCAACGATAGGCACAAGGCGAGATGTTAGGGTGCAGATATCTGATTCGCGATATTGGGCAGAGGATCAGATCGGAATTAAGGGCACGCTTCGTCATAGCATCAATGTGCACGACCTCGGCAGTACTGTGATTAAATCGCCATTTGCCGTGCTCACGGGCACAACTTAA